The nucleotide window GATAATCGGTGTTTAAAATAATAGGAGATAAAAAAACGATGAGATGCAAAAAGGTGCAAAGAAGGCTATCCGCTTTTTTAGATGGTGAAATTAAAAGTAAGGGAGAGAAAGATATTAAAGGGCATTTATTAGATTGTCCTACTTGTTCAAAGGAACTGGAGGGTCTATCTGCGAGCTGGGATATTCTACTCAAACTCAAACCTGTTGAACCACCTGTTTATCTCATCCAAAAAATCCTGACCGCGGCAACCGTGAGCAGAGAATATCTGTCCTGGTGGCAGGAATTGATATTGAAACCCGCTCCTATCATCGCCACTGCTACCGCAGGTATTCTTATAGGTATCTTTCTGGGTCAAACCTTTTATTCAAAAAATGGCTATCTTAGACAGATGGATAATGAGTTCACAAGTTCCATCTATCTCGATAGCTTTGCTGATTTTCCTGAATGGTCAGCAGGCAATATAATCTTTGCAGAGGAGGAAGGATAATGAGAGAAAATTTATTTATCTTAGCCTTTGTACTATCAGTTGCACTTAATTTAGGTTTTCTGGGGATGATGGTGATGAATCACTGGCAAACTCCTCCACCACCCCCATTTAAGGATAATTTCCGTCCATTCTACAAGGAAAGATTTGGTTTATCTAAAGAGAAATCAGCCAGAATAGAGGCGCTAAGAAAAACAATGATGTCTGAGATGAAACCTATAAGAAATGAATTGAAGAGGGAGGGAAAGGGATTAATTCGCCTTCTTCTTGAACCTCGTGTGAATCAAAAAGAGATTGATGAGAAGTTGAAAAACATCCAGGCACTGGAAGGAAAAATTCAGTCAAAACTTGTTAAACACCTCTGCGAGGTTAAAAGTGAGCTTACACCTGAGGAGCAAAAGAGATTCTTTAAGTTTATTATGCAGAGGATGGACCATAGGCAGGGTGATTGGATGAGGTGGCAAATGATGAAAAAGGGGGTGATGAAGGATAGCCAAGAATGAACAGGGTGCAGTATCTGTGATACTGCCTGCATCAACTTAGAGGAGGTAAAAATAAATGAACAAAGTAATATCTCTGGGATTAGCGTTGATATTGGCGGTGAGTATGTCTTCTCTCGGAAATACTGAGTCTATTAAGGAACATCCGGAGGAGGCAAGATATCACCATCAGAAGAGTAGAGAGAGCAATGTTGACCATCCACAAGATATGGTCAGGCTACTAAAGACACATCTTGACCTCAATCAGGAGCAACAAAGCAAAATCCGACAATTAACCGTTGCCAACAAAAAGGAGATAATTCCTCTTAAATCTTCTGTGGAAGTAACAAAAATCGAGATTCATGAGCTATTAATGGCAACTGAGACTGACGAGAAAAAATTGCAAGATAATCTTGACAAACTTGCTGATTTAAGAAGTAAAATAGAGAAGAGTCGCATCCATCTTATTCTGGAAATCAAGAAACTCTTGACCAAAGCACAGCTGGAGAAACTTTCCACGATGCCGCTCTTTGAATCACACGGCCCAATGAGTCGATAATCAGTTAGCGGTAAGCTGAAGGCTGAAGGGAACAGCCTTCAAGCCTTCAGCCTATAATCTATTTTCATCGCTCTGTCCTTCACAGGTTAATATTCGTTCCCCCCAGATAACTGACCCATTTCAAAAGAGCCGAATCTTTTGTTGACATAGGATAAAATTTGTGGTAAAATATCTTCTATAAGGGGCAAAAAATGAATAAATAACCTAAAACACCCAAAAAGCAATTTCCTATCAGTTTTTAAATAACCTAAAACACCCAAAAAGCAATTTCCTATCAGTAAATGGTTATTGAGTGAGAATAAAATTATGAACCAATTATCAGATAATGAAATCAATGGGATTTACGAGATGATTTGTAAGTATCACGATAAATATTTAAAACAACACGGAGTGAAACTTCCAAAATTGATTGATAAAGAGAGGAATTATACAAAAGATGCTCTTGTGTTAGTTTATTTGGCACAAGATTATCCAAAAACGAGGAAGACTTCAAAAGGTGAGCTAACGCGATTCATTCGCCAATATTATCCTGATACAGCTGATGTTCAGCAAGCAAGGCATCTTGGGGCTCAAAAAGGATGGTTTATTGTATCGGGCACTCGTGGTAACGGACATATGGCTCTTGAATCCGGAGAGTATAAACTTATAACTTTAGAAAAACCTTATC belongs to bacterium and includes:
- a CDS encoding zf-HC2 domain-containing protein, whose product is MRCKKVQRRLSAFLDGEIKSKGEKDIKGHLLDCPTCSKELEGLSASWDILLKLKPVEPPVYLIQKILTAATVSREYLSWWQELILKPAPIIATATAGILIGIFLGQTFYSKNGYLRQMDNEFTSSIYLDSFADFPEWSAGNIIFAEEEG
- a CDS encoding periplasmic heavy metal sensor; the encoded protein is MRENLFILAFVLSVALNLGFLGMMVMNHWQTPPPPPFKDNFRPFYKERFGLSKEKSARIEALRKTMMSEMKPIRNELKREGKGLIRLLLEPRVNQKEIDEKLKNIQALEGKIQSKLVKHLCEVKSELTPEEQKRFFKFIMQRMDHRQGDWMRWQMMKKGVMKDSQE
- a CDS encoding periplasmic heavy metal sensor, translating into MNKVISLGLALILAVSMSSLGNTESIKEHPEEARYHHQKSRESNVDHPQDMVRLLKTHLDLNQEQQSKIRQLTVANKKEIIPLKSSVEVTKIEIHELLMATETDEKKLQDNLDKLADLRSKIEKSRIHLILEIKKLLTKAQLEKLSTMPLFESHGPMSR